Genomic segment of Scyliorhinus torazame isolate Kashiwa2021f chromosome 7, sScyTor2.1, whole genome shotgun sequence:
ATATGGACCACAatctctggctgttcaccttcccccattcagaatgtcctgcagtcactcagtgacatccttgaaggcaacataccatcctgatgtCTATGGCTGCAGAAACCTCTATCTGTTCCCTTAAGATAGAATCCCCTAACATTATTGCCTTCCCACTCTGTTTTCTCCCCCATTGTGCAGCTGAGCCACTCATGGTGCCATGGACCTGGTTCTATTTTTCCCTGTGAAACCACCTTGCCAGCAAAACAGTTAGAGAGGGGGATGAACCCAAGGAATTCCTGCGCTATCTGCCTAGTGGTTTTACTGTCTGGAGGTTACATTTCCTCTCTGCTTATGCATTCCTTATCTGTGGCGTGTCCATTTCACTGTATGTGCAGCCGtgcgatgctccacagtgtctgcaGCCACTGCTCCAGATCCAAAACACGGATTTTGAGTAGATGCAACTGGAGACACTTCTGTACACACGGCCATCCCAGACACTGGAAGTGTCCCTCACTTTCCACATTGTACAAGAGGAGCATTCCACATGATTGAGCTGCCCTACCATGACTTACGCTTAAATTACTCCCTTTACTTTTAGTTTGGGATATATTATGGACAGTAGAAATACTCACCAGGTCCTACGTCCTAAGGCTGGCACCATTCTTTCTGAGGAAAGGTAGAAAAGGATCACCTGCTGTCTCCTCACtgacctccctcagtcaccaaactctaacTTTTGCACTCTGTGCGGACTAAAGGTGCAATCCAGTGCAGGTAGCTTGATACTACCTTTACTTCTTTTAGTTGACCATAGATGTTGGATCCTCCCCTTCGCATTTTTCTTCCTCATTAAAATGTATCtatttctgtgtattctgaaatatccctttaaatgtctgccactgcatctctattgacccATCCCTTAACCTCATTTAAAAAATTCACTTTAGCAAGTTCTGCTTTCAAGCCCTCATAATTACCCTTATTAAAGTTTAACATACTGGTCTGAGACCCACTCTACGCTCCCTCAAACAACGTAAAATTCAGtcatattatgatcgctgctaGCTTCACTATGCGTCATTAACTAATCCTATCCCGTTGCACAAGTATACCCTGCtgtctggttggctccagaatgtgTTGATCGAGAAAATCATCCGCAAAACATTCTCTGAATTCGTATCTGTGCTACTTTTGTCATTTGATTGTTCCAGAATATATTTAGATTAAAATCTGCCATGGGCAAGCACACATTATTTCTTCTTTGATATACCCAGTCCTACCATGTGAATACTGTTAGAGAACCTGGACACACCTCCCACAAACAAATTCTTACCGTTATCATTTCTCATCACTAGCCAAACTGTTTCTATGTACTGATTTCCTGAACTTAGATCATCCTTCTCTATTGCATTAATGTTGTTTTTAATTAACAGATCCATCTCTCCACCTTTTCCTAACTTCCTATCCTTCCTAAAAGACCTTTCAATATTCAGGTGCCAATCTAtgccaccctgcagccatgtctttgTAATGGCTATTAGATTGTGCTAGTCCTGACCGTCACCTCTCGCTGCAAGgcctgtccatgtgtgtgggggcgttCTTCTCGGGAGACGCCTGGTGTGGGACGACTGGAGATTGCCCTGCTGCTGCAGCTTTCATCCGCCATCACAGTCATTGATACCATATGAATATCTTCCGCCTGATCTGCCGTGAGGAATTGTTGAGGATTGCACTTTGCCTGGTTCCTCCCCTGCAACTGTACTTTCATGGGTGACCCTACCAGGAGCTTAATATTCCTGACGGCATTGCTTTCAAGATCAACGAGAACTCAAAATATCCAATCATTAAATGATACAAACAGGCACCCATCTATGTGTCCTTGACTGTTTTCAGTTTATGGCAGTCTGGTGGTCTATCAAAGTTCCTCTTTGTCTATTGTCCCCTTATTTTTCAGCAGTCCCAGAAGTTTAGTTGAGGCTTTGCAGCTGCAATAATTTTAACTCCTTCCGTTACCCCTTTAACATCTTACCAACCTGAATAGATGCCATTTATGTCCacactgtctctgactgtcaattaACTTCCAGATCATGTCAAAATTCAACATCTAATTGCAATAGCTCTAATTTTTGCCAAAAATGTTTGTGTGACATCTTACTGAATGTCTTTGGGAAGttcatatattcactttatataTGCCTTTAATGGTAGTTTCTTCGAGAATTTCAACTAGATTAAACAGACAAGCATTACCTTGAACAAAACAATACTGACTCTCCCTAATCAGACAAGAATTATCTTTACAAAACCATACTGACGCTCCCTGGTCAGACATGAATGTCACAAATGCTCAGTCACTCAATCTTTAATGACATGATATTAAAATTGATAATCATTGGCAGGCAGATTATCACAGATTAATCAGAAATGAACCTCAGATATCAGGTTTAATTTACCAGTTTTAAGGATTTGTCATAacaacaaaatgctggaaacacgGGTTCAGTGAATGTGTTTTGAATTGTTAATAAATGCTTCAGTGAATCAGTGACCTGGTAAAATGACAATGTCCCAGTTTCATAGTCCAACTGAACTCGGATCCTGGCGTTCAATGGGATCAGATGGAGGTTGGTACGTTCATCATCGTGCCAGAACGTGACCTCATCAGTACGAAGATATAAACACCAGGAATTACTGCTTTCCCCAAACCAAGAATACTGCCCCACTTTATCAATACTTCCATACACAATTCCCATTCCCCATTCTTTcccatcactctctccatcccAAGAATGGGTTCCTGACGAGAAGCTCTGCGAAGACAGAACTTGGTAAAAGTCTTCAAACCTCTCTGGATGAGGTAGGTAGGACTGCTCCTCTTCAGCGAGAGTTACTGATCTTAGATCATCAGACAGAATCAGATAGTCGTTTGCTGTGTTTGGGTCCAGGCTCAAAGAGCTCCCTAGAGAGGAGGCAGGAGATTAGTCAGACAGGGTTATTCCACTCAGATCAATGATTGACAGCTGCAGGTTAGGAGAGTCAGAATTCCCAGATACTATCAGCCCCATATTATCTGTTAGACTGTCTTTTCCCAGCTTGAATAAACGGCCTTCAATCAGAATACCTGTTAAATAGCAACGTGTAGCTCCCAGTGCTGTATATTCGGTGTGAACAGAACTGTGTATCTGCTCCATCATTAGCCACATGTCCAGTACACAGTGGGTATTATACGGGTGTAGGCAGTGTCTGTCGCAGGAAATGGAGCTTGTACCCGGTCAGTAttaggagggtgggtgggtgaagtcTGGAGAGTGTGTTTTATTAAACTGGGCATGCTCCCAACATACTGCTGGAATCCCATGAGGAGGGTGGGTGAAGTCTGTAGTGTGTTTTATTAAACTGGGCATGCTCCCAACATACGGCTGGAATCCTCAGACACAATGGGAACAGCAAGGTAAAGACTAAGATTGTGAGTTGTATAATCAGATGGGAAAAATGAAAGTCCCAGTAGAAACAGTGAATTATAACAGAAGATTTGGGCACGATTTAGCGTCGTCGTCGTGCCTGACTTTATGTCAGGATAAGGTTCGAAAAGACTCGTGAGATTTAACAAAACTTCAcgagacgtcatgatctggatctcgcccttgctgggcatgatccagatccgcatatttaaataagccattaggctcatttaaatgtgcatTTACGGGATTCTCTTGGTACCCGGGACCTAATGGCCACGACTGGGATACCctgccagggcaccgtttagtcttggtttccacaaacgtggaccagttatACTAGTACCGGGAGgaactcccaggccattagagactctCAGGTGGTCAGGGAAAGGGCAGGGTACAACCTGGCACTCTCTTTGGcatccaggcaccttgacactgtcatTCTGGCACCCTGGAAGAGCCACctcggcaccctgacagtgccatcctgggtagcactgccagactggcaggggcactgctatgGTTGcttggctggcagtgccaggatgtaaAGGATGAGGCTCGTAGGAGTCAAGGGGTGTTCCGGGGGCCTCCCtgaggttggatggggggggggattgggtcagccagacaaaatggtctgtgaggaacctttcctgctgggctcgccCGCAAGGAATGACTCTCGGTGGAGCGAAACTCCCCGAAGCAAAAAGATCCAACAAACCCAGGATAtataggatagaacatagaacattacagcgcagtacaggcacttcggccctcaaaTTTGCGGCGAACGGTGAAAtctctctaaagcccatctaccctattcccttatcatccatatgtttatccaatgaccatttaaatgcccttaatgttggcgagtccactactgttgcaggcagggcattccacgcccttactactctctgagtaaagaacctacctctgacatctgtcctatatctatctcccctcaatttaaagctatgtcccctcgtgctagacatcaccatccaaggaaaaaggatctcactgtccaccctatctaatcgtctgattatcttgtatgtctcaattaagtcacctctgaaccttcttcactctaacgaaaacagcctcaagtccctcagccttccctcataagatcttccctccataccaggcaacatcctggtaaatctcctctgcaccctttccaatgcttccacatccttcctatattgcggcaaccagaactgcatgcaatactccaaatgcggccgcaccagagttttgtacagctgcaacatgacctcatggctccgacacTCAatacctccaccaataaaagctaacacaccgtacgccttcttaacaaccctatcaacctgggtggtaactttcaaggatctatgtacatggacaccgagatctctctgtcatccacactgccaagaatcttaccattagcccagtactctgtcttcctgttattccttccaaaatgaatcacctcacacttttctgcattaaactccatttgccaattctCAGTCCAGCtcggcagcttatctatgtccctctgtaacttgcaacatccttcctcactgtccacaactccaccgacattagtgtcatctgcaaatttactcacccatccttctatgccctcctccaggtcatttataaaaatgacaaacagcagtggccccaaaacagatccttgtggtacaccactagtaactgaactccaggctgaacatttcccatcaaccaccactctttgtcatctttcagctagccaatttctgatccaaactgctaaatcaccctgaattccatgcctccgtattttctgcaatagcctatcatgggatgaatacgtggctgaagagatggtatcAGGGGGATGTTTCAGATTCCTAGGGAATTGGGACTggtgctgggggaggtgggacctgtacaaactggacgggttacacctgggcaggactggaactgatgtccgaggtgggctatttgctagagcggttggggagggtttaaattaatatgccagggggatgggaagctATGCAAGGAGTCTGAGAAAGTGGGAGCAAGGACAAgaaaaaaggtagaaaagtgaataagaaaagtgataggcggagaaacgaaggacaaaattcaaacagggcaatagagaaaaatattgagagcaagacaaacaatgtgaaaaagacaaacttaaaaggctctgtgccttaatgcacagagcatttgcaataaagtggatgaactaatcgcagatagatataaatggatatgatataattgggattacagagacatggctgcagggtgaccagggatgggaactgaatgtcccagggttttcagtatttaggaaagacaggcataaaagaaaaggtggtggtgtggcactgttggttaaagaggaaattaacacagtagcgagaaaggatattagctctgacaatgtagaatctgtatgggtagagtttagAAATACCAAGGTGCAAAAAACAtttgtgggtgtcatatatagacccccaaactgcagtggcgaggttgggaatggcattaaacataaAATTAGaatggattttattaatgtggagggactcgaagcccccgattgtagagacttgggttaacgacatggctgggtttctcagcctcaagaaaataaagtttgccttaagagggtctacgctagggttctctcggaggtggcagccgttcgtcgactttctcggggaaaattaaaatgtcagcagcagcaatccgtagggggtggggggggggggggggggggtgagtgcttcattgggaagactgagtcgcgtggggtaatgtctatttaattgttattgtatattctctttttgcactatgttaatgttcactctagtttgttttgttattattgttactactgttttattatgagaaattctgcaaaaccttaataaaaatactttttttttaaaataaagtaaaattagagatgcatgtaataagggaatattggtgatcatgggtgattttactattcacatagattggacaaatcaaattagccacaatgccgtagaggaggaatttctggagtgtatacgggatagttttcttgaccaatatgtggaggaaccaactggagagctGGCCattttagactgggtactgtgtaatgagaagggaatcattgccaatctggctgtacgagaccccttgaggatgagcgaccataacatgatagaattttttatcaaggtggagagtaaagtaattgattcggagactaggttgctgaatcttaataaagggaactatgaagatatgaggcgtgagttggccttgatagattggggagagttacctaAAGGGATGACagcggatagacaatggcaaacattcaaggaatgcatgggggaagtacagcaactgttcattattgtctggcacaaaagcaaagggggtaagacgccaatccatggcttaaaaaggaaattagaaatagtatccgatccaaggaagaagcatacagattggccaagaaaaataataggtctgaggattgggagcagtttagaattcagcaaagaaggacgaagggattgattaagaaggggaaagtacagtacgaaaggaagcttgcagggaacatgaagactgacactaagaatttctatagatatgtgaagagaaagagattggtaaaaacaaatgtaggcaccctacagacagaaacaggggaatgcatgataagggacaaagaaatggctgagcaattgaatacatactttggttctgtcttcacaaaagaggacacaaatcagataccagaaatgttggagaatgaaatgtttagtgagagggaagaactgagggagatcaactttagtagagaaatggtgctggaaaaattgatgggattgaaggcagaaatAATCCCCAGGGCctaagaatctgcatcccagaatgcttaaggaggtggctctggaaatggtggatgcattggtggtcatcttccaggattctatagactctgggactgtccctgcagattggagagtagctgatgtcactccaatattcaaaaagggaggtagagagaaagcagggaattcatATGACAGTGAGGAGATTgactaggctgggattgttctcgctggagttcagaagaatgaggggggatctcataaagacttataaaattttaaagggactagacagggtagatgcagggaagatgttaccaatgatgggtgtgttcagaaccagtggtcacagtctgaggattcaggataaaccatttcggacagatataaggagacatttcttcacccaaagagtggtgagcctgtggaattcattaccacaggaagtagttgatgctaaaacattgaatatattcaagaggcggctagatatagcacttggggagaatgggatcaaaggaagaaagcaggattaggctattgagttggatgatcagccatgatcgtgatgaatggcggagcaggctcgaagggccaaatggcctcctcctgctcctatcttctatgtatctatgtcagtGCCATTGAATAACAGGGTATTCTTTGGTGCTGTAGCTGAGAAATACCCCACTAAATGTGCCCAAAATTGGACGtagatttttttttgtttaattacaCTCGTGGTGTCTGAAATGAATCACCATCTGCTGCTGAGTTAATGAACTGTACTGCTATTACTGAGTCTGGGGACTGAGGATTAATCTCaggttcctgatccacacacacaacaAGATGATATTAAAGTTCAGGAATATTCACAGTTGTCTGAACACAACTAATTCGACCTGCTCTTATATTGGCGAACAGTTACATGCTCTTACTGATGATTCCCAATATGTCTGCTTGGTACTTTTTCCATCCACTCAGCTTTGTCTGGTTAAGTTGAGATATATTGGATAGGTTCAGGGTGAGCGTTGGAACATCTGGGTCTGGGATGCTCTGACTCTCAGTCACTCTGTAATGAAAGGAGAGAATGTTTTTATCAGTGGGGATATTTCAGAGCAGAAAACCCAAAGGggaatgtttaaaaaaggaggtaggcagaaagtgggtaattataggccagtgagcttaacttcggtagtagggaagatgctggaatctatcaagaaagaaatagcgaggcatctggatggaaactgtcccattgggcagacgcagcatgggttcataaagggcaggtcgtgcctaactaatttagtggaattttttgaggacattaccaatgcggtagataacggggagccaatggatgtggtatatctggatttccagaaagcctttgacaaggtgccacacaaaaggttgctgcataagataaagatgcatggcattaaggggaaagtagtagcatggatagaggataggttaattaatagaaagcaaagagtggggattaatgggtgtttctctggttggcaatcagtagctagtggtgtccctcagggatcagtgttgggcccacaattgttcacaatttacatcgatgatttggagttggggatcaagggcaatgtgtccaagtttgcagacgacactaagatgagtggtaaagcaaaaagtgcagagggatttggataagttaagtgaatgggctaaggtctggcagatggaatacaatgttgacaaatgggaggttatccattttattaggaataacagcaaaagggattattaattaaatgataaaatattgaaacatgctgctgtgcagagacctgggtgtgctagtgcatgagtcgcaaaaagttggtttacaggtgcaacaggtgattaagaaggcaaatggaattttgtccttcattgctagagggatggagtttaagattagagaggttatgctgcaattgtataaggtgtcagtgaggccacacctggaatattgtgttcggttttggtctccttacctgagaaaggacgtactgccgctggagggtgtgcagaggagattcactaggttaatcccagagctgaaggggttggattacgaggagaggttgagtagactgggactgtactcgttggaatttagaaggatgagggggatcttatagaaacatataagattatgaagggaatagataggatagatgcgggcagattgtttccactggcgggtgaaagcagaactagggggcataggctcaaaataaggggaagtagatttaagactgagtttaggaggaacttcttcacccaaagggttgtgaatctatggaattccttgcccagtgaagcagttgaggctccttcattaaatgtttttaagataaagataagatagttttttgaagaataaaggatttaaggattatggtgttcgggccggaaagtggagctgagtccacaaaagatcaccatgatctcattgaatgccaggtggcctactcctgttcctagttcttatgtttttctgTTCTTATGAATGAGTGATCAGAGTAACAGCTGGAACCTTTCTAATGCTCGTACTGACCCCCTCTGCAACCCATCCTGAAAATGGCACAATCCCAGGATTTATGGTCTCCCTGTATTCACACCGATCTCCACGCATTGTGATAAAATCCAATTTTTGTGTTCTTGTGTCCTACGTGAACTATCAGTCTGTTTCAATGCTTGTTACATTTGTTCCCGcctagtgtaagggtccttcctgtttgttcccttatttccactttcttttattttttgctgttacatttttgatccatggatgattaatggatatGTCAATTTAAGGCAGGTTgcttgtatctttaattcaagtagGAAGACTGTAATCGTTTCAACAGAACCCGCAGATTTGCCGGCTCCAAAAAGGGAGTTGGGTTGGGACTCGGtttattgattggctggtggcccaaaaggctgtgctctgcctggtaacctgtggtgattggatctgatctgaCTGGAATGGTCTTCACAGTCCTAGGtttcagtttggtttcagttttgattttgGTAGCATGGAAAGGGGATCCAGTTAACTCTGTCCAGAGGGCTCCTGTCAGGGCTGTCTCactccagaaagcctgtgggtgTGATATTCTTGAACCTACAGGGGCCTGAAGacaaacctcgaactgaaagcaaCGTTTGAACAGAATAAAATGCCTCTCCAGAAAAAGCTGTGAGTAATGCATTTCTAAACTACAAAAAATCTGATTGAATGGGTCcacaaagaagatcattacaggctgcgaaccaaagactttaatctgcaagcttgttgTGAAGAAAAGTGTGTGAAAACCATCACCTGGAACAAAGAATCTTTCTTCCCTCCACTTAtgattacccctttccacccctcggtGTTTGTGTCTTGTGTGGGTAtcgagggtggggcagttaaagtggGTATTCGGTATTaactaatagttaaccagttgtattttttgCATGTTTCATTTTAGTCCTGGTTATAAACAGTGATCGTGTtcgcatttacaaacctggtgactgtgattattggacagccaagggccaaagactttgggtatttttataagaattattggttaattcacttgcattgtgactctggggcatgtggggctggaattgactgcgaacTAGCCAAGGGTGTCGTAACACTAGTAACACGAGCAGGACTCTCtgataattcaattcaattcaattgcaTGCAATTCAGAGGCAGTCTGTTTTAGTCATAAAGGAGTCCCACACAGTATGCACTCAAACACCAGCTCACAAATACAACTTTAGCTCCTCAGCCATGGCAAGCAGAATCCCATGACTCCAACACCTGCAGAATGAAATCACCAACTTTCCACTGCCCTTTAAGTTCCTTCCCAAATGGAACCACACAGAGCAAGAAGGAGAACCAGAGAGGGGGCCACAGAAAGGAGGAACCACCGGGAAAAGGGGCAAGGAAAGAGGCTCCAAGTAGTAAAAATGTTGCAGTTGGCAGTCTTCTAATAATTCAGGAGAAGCAGAAGGGAACTTAAAGGGCAGTGGAAAGTTGGTGATTTCATTCTGCAGGTGTTGGAGTCATGGGATTCTGCTTGCCATGGCTGAGGAGCTAAAGTTGTATTTGTGAGCTGGTGTTTGAGTGCATACTCAGGTATCCAGGGAAACAGAGTCTTGAGAAACTTGTCTGAAACCCTGCGAGGTGAGCCAGCATTCTGAGTGGGAGTGACTTTTGGAGGGAATTCCATGTCTAGATCTTCAAAAGTGAAAGCTTTGGAACCCCTCATGACAGAGACAGAGTTTCAACAGGACTGGTTGATTCACAGTGTTTACCCACATTCGAGTGGGCTGCTGAAAAATCTGTGGGGTTTGTCTTGGTCGCATGTGCCATTTATTATGCAGTGCCGTCTGTTCCAATTACAGCtaactgttaattcacatgtatttCATGTTGATTCTGAATATTAGATTATATTGTCAATTGTTTTCTCTATCTGCCTttgtaaagtttattttgtttatTTAACAATTAGAATATTGTGGTCTTATTCTCTCAGTAAGTTCCTGGGATTTCaaactttctctacttttaatcaaACGTTACTGCTCCCGATTAGGAAGTACAAAACCTTGGGGGTCTGGCCCAGGGTCACAATAATGtgcagcgagatcatggcctgacaCATTGATGGAACAGGCCATGTCACTGCCCACCCCAGAGACTGTCTGAGCCAATAACCCCTCAAATCACAGTTAAACATCTCTCAATATTCCCACCATTTGAAAGCAACTTATCTGGGAAGGTATGCAAGCCATGATTCTCCTTTCACTCTACTCCCGGATAAAGGTGAAGATTTCCTATCAGCAGTAGGTCCTGTATGAGTGAGAGGAACTTACCTGGAAAGGAGCTGCTTCAAGTTCTGTGAATAAAGAGAGGAGATCAAATCAGTCAACGAACAAACCAACTCCAAATGGAACCAAACAGTGAATTTGGGATTGAGAGGAAAGAGTTCAGTGTGTAACAGTAGGTGGAGCCAGTCACAGGAATGGTGAATAATCCCACATTTCACTGCACTCCATCCTGGGATAGCACCAACACTCCGTGGGCGGGGCTGAGGGGGCAGCACCAACACTCCCgagggcaggattgagggagcagcACCAACGCTCCTAGGGCAAGGCAGAGGGGGCAGCACAAACAATGGCCCCGCCAATAATTTAGCTTCACACTAGCTTCACAGAAAGCccagctggaattttccagccattcctgtcggcgggatcttccagttctgcCAACAGCGAAACCCTGCCACTGGTTTCCTGGTGGCAGTGTGTGCATATAACACGGAAACCCTGTGACAgttgcgggaccagaagatcccgccgccagcCAATAGCGGGTCACGTCTGCCGTTGTGAaccattacaacaccaggttaaagtccaacaggtttatttggaatcactagctttcagagcgcaactCTTTCATCCGGTGAGTCAGGTTGTGAAACATGTAACTGGGGTGAGGGGGCACAGATAATCCCGCCACCCCCAATTCCCAGCCGTGACCCTGTTTATATTGAAGATGTACCTGAAAAAAGGAGAGAGGGTCCATCTGTGCCACACTCTGGGTTTCTCCATCTATTAATGTAATCTGTGCCATCCTCTTGTGTATTGCTTCAGAACAGCTTCTAATCTGTGAGAGAGCTCGGAGACCCTCCTCATCAATCAGTTTCAGTATGGATTCTTCATCTTCTTCCATCTTTCCCCTCCATTCAGAGAAGCTGTTCGAGAACTTTTCTTTCAGATCATTGATTTGTTTCTGAAACCCAAACCAACTCTCATTACAAACAGCCCTTTCACACAGCTGTTACCcttgtgttgttctctgccttaCTCTAAatagatggctttgatgtgtagtgttgatcagagaacaagtCTTGTGAACTAAAAAAACTATTTATTAAACATtacaattggattcaacacttatccTTAAGAAACTAACAGTTGATTAAACACTTTTTAAACTATACTCATCTAACATCTAACTCACTAACTCATTAActactctcatgctctctcactctcttcagtACTCCTAGctcagctcctgctcctaccacctactccaaACCTTCTGGAAGACAAGGCTCTGCATCATCCCCGAGATACATCTAGGAGTGCTCCCTCCAGTGGCTGTCTGTGCACATTTCATTAATccttacattaccttcatgtatgataatacccacatccctccttttttctAAAGAAAAATTATTACACTTTAAGACATTTTTCTTACATCCTTATAGCA
This window contains:
- the LOC140426731 gene encoding E3 ubiquitin-protein ligase TRIM7-like → MEATAGSARVVCEYCIENPTTAVKTCLKCEISFCPLHLKSHLLEEASKDHKLIDLVSEVTDRHCPDHKKLLEFYCKDDAKCMCISCTIMGKHKSHTLLSLEKAQVAIKEELEREIEKLRKIQQNCSNKQQDLERSETEIKKQINDLKEKFSNSFSEWRGKMEEDEESILKLIDEEGLRALSQIRSCSEAIHKRMAQITLIDGETQSVAQMDPLSFFQNLKQLLSRVTESQSIPDPDVPTLTLNLSNISQLNQTKLSGWKKYQADILGIIRSSLSLDPNTANDYLILSDDLRSVTLAEEEQSYLPHPERFEDFYQVLSSQSFSSGTHSWDGESDGKEWGMGIVYGSIDKVGQYSWFGESSNSWCLYLRTDEVTFWHDDERTNLHLIPLNARIRVQLDYETGTLSFYQVTDSLKHLLTIQNTFTEPVFPAFCCYDKSLKLVN